The Anopheles moucheti chromosome 3, idAnoMoucSN_F20_07, whole genome shotgun sequence genome contains the following window.
TCAGATTGGGTTTGTAGTTTAGATGTTTACTTTTCTCCCCTTTAAATGCCCTGTACAGCTAAGCTTCCGTGTGACGTAAAAGATTGTTCACTGGACATCTTTCCCCGACAACTCTCTAATGTTATCCCTATTATAAACCACCGGTTAAACAAATGTTCCAAATGCACTTTTCTGATGAATAACGCTAGTAATGCGAGCAGGATGATCATATCGTGGCAGAGGTTCTCCAAATGAAACAATTCGTTCCTCTAAATAGTCCACCGTTCATCGCAGCCGGAACATTTTGAGCCCAACAAATGCGTGGTTTGCGTGCTGATGACTTTTCTGGAAAACAGCATTTGACTTAAACCATATTCTTCGCAATGACACACACTTAGTAAGGTAAGATAGCGGGAACACTGTTGGTCCTTTCCTAACCACCAGTCGGTTACTGTGGAAGGCTAAGCAGCGTCTGTTGGCCAGCGGGCAGATAATTGACGCCACGCGATCGGCTCATCTGGTAGGCAATGTCTTCGGCAGCTTCAATTCGTCGCAGTTCAATCAAACCATCACCAGATTCCTTCAGCGAACGGGCCAACATCTGGGCGGCCTGTGCATCACCCTCGGCAGTAATGATTGCGGCCTGCTTCATCTGTTCCGCCTTCTCGACCATGAACCGAGCCTTCTCCGCTTCCTGCTGGGCAACCTGCTTCATTTCGACGGCTTGCGTGAATTCCTTGCCGAACGTCAGATGCGTGATGGAAATGTCGTCAAGAATCACACCGAACTGTGCCGCACGTTCCATCAGATCGTCCGACACTTTCTGCGATACCATTTCACGCTGTGTGATCAGCTCGCCAGCATCAAACTGGGCCACCACCGCCTTCAAAACTTCCGTCGTAATCGAAGGTAACACGCGCTCATCGTAATCCTGACCCAGGATGGTGTAGATCTTGGGCAACTGGTCCGGAACCGGCCGGAACAGAATACGGAGCGTGATGTTTACGTTCTGCAGATCCTTACTACCGGTCACCACCGGTACGTTGCGTGGTTGGGAGCGAATATCGAAAATAATCGGACGCTGAACCCACGGCACGAAAAAATGTGTTCCTTCGCCGGTCACCAGCTGTTTGACACCAGTGAATCGATCGAAAATTACGGCACGATGTCCTCCATCAACTGCGGAATGGAAGAAACACTATTAGCTACGATTCGGCAGCTAGTAAACAAGAGTCTTCTGCTGCTACATACCGTTATATAACGCCGAGTTTACAACTCCACCGATGACGGCCACTCCTAGACCAAGCTGGCCAATGCGGTTCAAAAACTGTGTTGCCATTCTGAGCTTCTTCTACGATATCTGGAATGTAAATTGAAGGTACAAATGAAATCAACTGGCGCGTTCGaccaaacaaatgaaacacaacAATTGCATCATATTTGGCAAATGAGGTTAGATGTGTTTCTTGTGCCGGAAGAAATATTCGGCAAGCTTTCGTTTCGGATTATTCTTTATGCGACCGCTTGCAAGTTTGGTTGGATAAGGATGGATAGAATGTtgttaaaagtaaaatagttCCTGAAACGTACTTTACACTTTTCACCGACAGATAAACTTTGCGTAATGCAAAACGTGAACCTGATGCAATTTGAGAACAAAATCAATCTGTCAAGATAACCCGTGCGGCCAAATGAAGTTGCGACACTAGATGCCAGTGTTGCCAGTAGGAACTATTTTTCAAATatccttcccttttttttctacaacgATGATTCTAAAATTCGATACACCTCTATATTCAACGGGATGGAATGGTTGAAAGGTTC
Protein-coding sequences here:
- the LOC128301786 gene encoding protein l(2)37Cc — encoded protein: MATQFLNRIGQLGLGVAVIGGVVNSALYNVDGGHRAVIFDRFTGVKQLVTGEGTHFFVPWVQRPIIFDIRSQPRNVPVVTGSKDLQNVNITLRILFRPVPDQLPKIYTILGQDYDERVLPSITTEVLKAVVAQFDAGELITQREMVSQKVSDDLMERAAQFGVILDDISITHLTFGKEFTQAVEMKQVAQQEAEKARFMVEKAEQMKQAAIITAEGDAQAAQMLARSLKESGDGLIELRRIEAAEDIAYQMSRSRGVNYLPAGQQTLLSLPQ